A window from Cryptomeria japonica chromosome 1, Sugi_1.0, whole genome shotgun sequence encodes these proteins:
- the LOC131072005 gene encoding linamarin synthase 2-like, producing MEWSHQCMSKAAHNDDDLSTSTFEFLTIPDGLPQDYGRLANLAEYLIAIQKLGPVLEHHLRCGLAEGTPPITCIIAENSMSCTHQVAYKLGVPRRPDNVITCLPDNDLLSFYRAADTSDIFFQCCLYDSQFQSKADYVLVNTFDELEAPETVRALSCNGCPALAVGPVFLPNFLEGRDLNGRASLLEQDDSCFEWLDAHQPASVIYVYFGSIAVKSNEQLEELAIGLEKSQHPFLWVLRMDIAGGMPATLPEGFEERTKYRGLIVKWAPQVKVLSHPSVGGFLTHCGWNSCLESMSFGIPMLGWPYFCDQFLDCRFSKDVWKIGMDLEGVDIDENLVAKREEIEKGVRKLKKVEELRKRGMGLREAAFKAVGQGGYSSLNLNRFVLDMTKLSKSASVKTS from the exons ATGGAGTGGAGTCACCAGTGCATGTCCAAAGCAGCTCATAATGATGATGACCTCTCCACTTCCACATTTGAGTTTCTCACCATTCCAGATGGGTTGCCGCAAGACTATGGTCGCCTCGCCAACCTTGCCGAGTACCTAATCGCAATACAAAAGCTTGGCCCAGTCTTGGAGCATCATTTGCGGTGCGGCTTAGCGGAGGGAACTCCTCCCATCACCTGCATTATAGCAGAAAACTCCATGTCTTGCACTCACCAAGTGGCCTACAAGCTGGGAGTGCCCCGA CGGCCAGACAACGTGATAACTTGTTTGCCTGATAATGATCTGCTTTCCTTCTATCGCGCTGCTGACACATCGGACATTTTCTTTCAGTGCTGTCTCTATGACTCCCAATTTCAAAGTAAGGCAGACTATGTGCTGGTCAACACGTTCGATGAACTGGAAGCCCCTGAGACGGTACGCGCACTGTCCTGTAACGGCTGCCCCGCTTTAGCAGTAGGGCCTGTATTTCTTCCCAATTTTTTGGAAGGGAGGGATTTAAACGGGCGCGCGAGTCTGTTGGAGCAGGACGACAGCTGTTTTGAATGGCTTGATGCCCATCAGCCAGCTTCTGTGATATACGTTTACTTCGGCAGCATCGCCGTCAAATCAAACGAGCAGCTGGAGGAGCTGGCAATCGGGTTGGAGAAAAGCCAACACCCCTTTCTGTGGGTTCTGCGAATGGATATTGCGGGAGGTATGCCTGCAACTCTGCCAGAAGGTTTTGAAGAGAGGACAAAATATCGGGGACTGATTGTGAAATGGGCGCCTCAGGTGAAGGTTCTGTCCCACCCTTCTGTAGGAGGATTTCTTACGCACTGCGGGTGGAACTCCTGTTTGGAGAGCATGAGCTTCGGAATTCCAATGCTTGGATGGCCCTATTTCTGTGATCAGTTTCTGGACTGCCGCTTCTCCAAAGATGTGTGGAAGATTGGCATGGACTTGGAAGGCGTGGACATTGATGAAAATCTGGTGGCTAAGAGGGAGGAGATAGAGAAAGGCGTGAGAAAACTGAAGAAAGTGGAGGAGCTGAGAAAAAGGGGTATGGGGTTGAGGGAGGCTGCATTTAAAGCAGTTGGGCAGGGAGGTTATTCTTCACTCAATTTGAACAGATTTGTTCTTGACATGACAAAACTTTCCAAATCGGCTTCTGTGAAAACGTCGTAG
- the LOC131071955 gene encoding linamarin synthase 2-like, with product MEINGLHAVMVPYPAQGTINPLINLTHLLSSRGVFITFVDTEWSDRCMSKAADKDNDDHNSTSTFRFLTIPDGLPPDHGRLSNLAEYIIAIENLGPVLEHHLRCGLPEGTPPITCIIAESFMSCTLQVANKMGVPRVIFWPMCAASSIAQCNSNLLLSRGHIPVKVEESKREDKVITCLPGNLPPLLPSDLCSFYHTTDTSDIYFQWFLRESQFQSKADYVLVNTFDELEAPQIVSALSCNCCPALAVGPVFLPNFLEGKDLCKQASLLEQDESCLKWLDTQQPDSVIYVSFGSIAVSSNEQLEELAVGLEKSEHPFLWVLRMDIAGGTPATLPEGFKERTKDRGVIVKWAPQVKVLSHTSVGGFLTHYGWNSSLESMSMGIPMLGWPHFSDQFLDCRFCKDLWKIGIDLEDVDVGENVVVRREEIEKGVRRVMEGKEAEELRKRGMELKEAAFKAVGEGGSSFLNLNRFIQDMMQLPNREL from the exons ATGGAGATCAATGGCCTGCACGCAGTGATGGTACCTTACCCTGCGCAAGGCACTATCAATCCTCTCATCAATTTGACTCACCTCCTCTCTTCAAGGGGGGTTTTCATCACCTTCGTCGACACTGAGTGGAGTGACAGGTGCATGTCCAAAGCAGCTGATAAAGATAATGATGATCACAACTCCACCTCCACATTCAGGTTTCTCACCATTCCAGATGGATTGCCGCCAGATCATGGTCGTCTCTCCAATCTTGCCGAGTACATAATCGCGATAGAAAATCTTGGCCCAGTGTTGGAGCATCATCTGCGATGCGGCTTACCGGAGGGAACTCCTCCCATCACTTGCATTATAGCAGAATCTTTTATGTCTTGCACTCTTCAAGTAGCCAACAAAATGGGAGTGCCCCGAGTGATCTTCTGGCCGATGTGCGCCGCCTCTTCTATTGCTCAGTGCAACTCGAACCTTCTCCTCTCCCGCGGACATATTCCTGTGAAAG TCGAGGAATCGAAGAGGGAAGACAAAGTAATAACTTGTTTGCCCGGTAATCTTCCGCCTCTATTGCCGAGTGATTTGTGTTCCTTCTATCACACTACCGATACATCGGACATTTACTTCCAGTGGTTTCTGCGTGAGTCCCAATTTCAAAGTAAGGCAGACTATGTGCTGGTCAACACATTCGATGAGCTGGAAGCCCCTCAAATTGTAAGCGCGCTGTCCTGTAATTGCTGCCCTGCTTTGGCAGTAGGGCCTGTATTTCTTCCCAATTTCCTGGAAGGAAAAGATTTGTGCAAGCAAGCGAGTCTTTTGGAGCAGGACGAGAGCTGTCTGAAATGGCTGGACACCCAACAGCCAGATTCTGTGATCTATGTTTCCTTCGGCAGCATCGCCGTCTCATCGAACGAGCAGCTGGAGGAGTTGGCAGTGGGGTTGGAGAAGAGCGAGCACCCTTTTCTGTGGGTTCTGCGAATGGATATTGCGGGAGGTACGCCTGCAACTCTGCCGGAGGGTTTTAAAGAGAGGACCAAGGATCGGGGAGTGATTGTGAAATGGGCGCCTCAGGTGAAGGTTTTGTCTCACACTTCCGTAGGAGGGTTTCTCACCCACTACGGGTGGAACTCAAGTTTGGAGAGCATGAGCATGGGAATTCCAATGCTTGGATGGCCCCATTTCTCTGACCAGTTTCTGGACTGCCGCTTCTGCAAGGATCTGTGGAAGATTGGCATTGACTTGGAGGACGTGGACGTTGGTGAAAATGTGGTGGTTAGAAGGGAGGAGATAGAGAAAGGCGTGAGGAGAGTAATGGAGGGTAAGGAAGCGGAGGAGCTGAGAAAAAGGGGCATGGAGTTGAAAGAGGCGGCATTTAAAGCGGTTGGGGAGGGAGGTTCTTCCTTTCTCAATCTGAACAGGTTTATTCAAGACATGATGCAACTTCCAAATCGAGAACTGTAG
- the LOC131072004 gene encoding 7-deoxyloganetin glucosyltransferase-like, whose translation MDFLFQCCLYESQFQSKADYVLVNTFHELEAPETVSALSCNGCPALAVGPVFLPNFMEGRDLNGRASLFEQDDNCLEWLDVHQPTSVIYVSFGSIALKSNEQLEELAIALEKS comes from the coding sequence ATGGACTTTTTGTTTCAGTGCTGTCTCTATGAGTCCCAATTTCAAAGTAAGGCAGACTATGTGCTGGTGAACACATTCCATGAACTGGAAGCCCCTGAGACGGTAAGCGCATTGTCCTGCAATGGTTGTCCTGCTTTGGCAGTAGGGCCTGTATTCCTTCCCAATTTCATGGAAGGAAGAGATTTAAACGGGCGCGCGAGTCTGTTCGAGCAGGACGACAACTGTCTTGAATGGCTTGACGTCCATCAGCCAACTTCTGTGATATATGTTTCCTTCGGCAGCATCGCCCTCAAATCAAACGAGCAGCTGGAGGAGCTCGCAATCGCGTTGGAGAAAAGCTAA
- the LOC131072003 gene encoding linamarin synthase 2-like — protein MVPYPAQGSINPLINLAQLLSSRGVFITFVNTEWSHSCMSKAAHKDNDDQLCNSTFKFFTIPYGLPLDHGRLANPAEYGIAIQKLGPVLKHHLRCGLPEGAPTITCIITENFMSCTHEVAYKLGVPRVIFWTTCAAYSIAQCNSNLLLSRGHIPVKVEESKGPDKVITCLPGNLPDQKQI, from the exons ATGGTGCCTTACCCTGCGCAAGGCAGTATTAATCCTCTCATTAATTTGGCCCAGTTGCTCTCTTCACGAGGGGTTTTCATTACCTTCGTCAACACGGAGTGGAGTCACAGTTGCATGTCCAAAGCAGCTCATAAAGATAACGATGATCAACTCTGTAACTCAACATTTAAGTTTTTCACCATTCCATATGGGTTGCCGCTAGATCATGGTCGCCTGGCCAATCCCGCCGAGTACGGAATCGCAATACAAAAGCTTGGCCCAGTCTTGAAGCATCATTTGCGGTGCGGCTTACCCGAGGGAGCTCCAACCATCACTTGCATTATAACAGAAAATTTCATGTCTTGCACTCACGAAGTGGCCTATAAGCTGGGAGTGCCCCGAGTCATTTTCTGGACAACGTGCGCCGCCTATTCTATTGCTCAGTGCAACTCCAACCTTCTCCTCTCCCGCGGACATATTCCTGTCAAAG TGGAGGAATCGAAGGGGCCAGACAAAGTGATAACTTGTTTGCCTGGTAATCTCCCTGATCAGAAGCAAATCTGA